A region of the Muricauda sp. MAR_2010_75 genome:
GCCTGAAGAAGCGGGTATGCTGGATTTCGGTTATTATGAAGATGTGAACCTGGCCAAGGCCTTGGGTGGCAGGATCGGCCTACTCCCGCTCTCGGATTCATCCATGGAATGGGGGATTTCCGCCTATACCACCAACAGTACCGGTGCAGAGGACTCCGATTACAAGGATGTGGGTGCTTTCTTTGGGCGCTGGATCTTTCCTATGTAAAATCGATCACCCCCTTACGTTGTGGACATCAAGGCCCAGTACAACAGTTCCAATGTGGATACCGCCACTACTATGAAATCGAAGATGGGATTTCCGAACCTTACTCCTTTGACAACCAAAGCAGCTCCTTTTATACACAATTGAGCTATCGCCCCATCATGTCGGGAAGCGACTTTATGAAACAACTTGAATTTGTGGGTCGATATTCCGATTTCAACGCACCTGAAGGAGCGGAGTGGGAAGAAGAAGTCAACGCAGTACGCTTTTGGTTTGAACTATTGGCTGAGTTGGCGTTCCGTGGTCAAATTCAGCTATCAAACCACCAAGATGGAAGGTGGTCATGACAGTGATGGCACGACCCGTACCATGGATTGTTTGTGCATTGGGCCATTGGATTTTAAAATCAAAAAAAGAAAGTGAAATGAAAACAACAACGAATTTTAAAGCAGCAATAATCCTGTCCGTCATGGCATCGATCATGGTCGCCTGCTCCTCCAATAAAAAACCCATTGCGACGGATACCGCGACCGAGGTGGCGGGGTGAAGTGGATTTCAAAATTGAAAAATCCGGGGCAGCTCTGGGGCGAGGTGTGCAACCGATGTCATATTGCCCCTTCACCCGCGGATTACAACGATACCGATTGGGAAACCATAAGCCTGCACATGCGGGTTAGGGCCAATCTGACGGAAGAGGAGATCACCAAAATCGAATCCTTTCTGAAATCAGCCAATTGACGATTAATCCTTAATTCATATACAATGAGAAATTTAGTAATTATTTTTTCTGTGATAGGGCTTTTGTCCTTGAACGGTTGCAAACAATCAACCGATGTACAAACCTTGCTTCAAAACGAGGAAACCAGAAGCGAGATCCTTAAAGATCTGGTACAAAACCATGATTATATGATGGAATTCATGGAACAGATGCAAGGGAGCGACCATGCCATGCAAATGATGCAGGGAAACAAAAAAATGATGGGCACCATGATGAAGGGACAAGGCATGCAAATGATGATGGGCGACAGCACCATAATGAACCAAATGATGGGCAACAGACAAATGATGCATTCCATGATGAACGGAATGATAAAGGATGGCGAGATGATGGGCGAAATGATGCAAATGATGCAAGACAAAGGGATGATGAGCAATGATTGTATGGAGTCGTGCATGAATATGATGAAGGAAAAGGGAATGGATATGGAAGGAATGGGAATGATGGATGATGGTACAATGAAATCAAAAGGAGATGACCATTCTGAGCACCATTAACACATAATAGGTAACGAAAAAATAAAAATCATGAAAGGACATTGGATTTGGATGGTCATCGGTTGTGGTCTCCCGCTATTGTTGATTTTTTTTGCGCCTGCATTTGGCATTACAGGGTACAATGGGCTTTTTTCCTTTATCATCGTGATGTTTTTGATACACCTTTTCATACCTCACGGTGGTCACGGGCATGGTGATCATGGAAAATCTGATAACAGTAAATACCATGATCATGACAAAGAGCAAGATTCCACTGAGACCCAAGAAGATCACCGGGGGCATCGGCACCATTAAAATATACTTTCGAAATGAAGTACAGATATCAAATTAACGGAATAAGCTGCGGTGGCTGTATCACAAGAATCAAGAAGACCTTGGAAGAACATCCTGAATCGTAGAGCAAGTAGAAGTTTTTTTACAGCTATGGGCGCAACCATTGTAACAATGAACAAGAAGCTTACGGTAGAAGAACTGCAAGGGCAACTCAACAAACTTGAGGGCTATACCATAGCAGGAGATTAGTTACAAATCATAAAAACCTTCAAATTAAAAATATGTTTTACAAAGATGGAGTTTTTTGGGCATGCACCTGATCTGGTGGGCCATTTGGATTGTGGCATTGGGCTGGATTTTCTTTGCCCAACCAGTTCCTCCTATGAAGAGATTGAGGGAGATGACCCACTAATGTTGCTCAAAATCCGCTTCGCGAAGGGCGAGATTTCCAAAGAAGAATACGAGCGAATCTAAGAAACTTTTACAATCGGACAAATAGTCCGAAAACAAGTAATGTATAACCTTTAAAACTAAAACTATGCATTTTTTCGACGGACATTGGGGCGGCATGCACGTCATCTGGTGGGTCATATGGTTGATCCTCTTGATATGGATATTCTTGGTGCCATATGACATCCCTTACAGAAAATCAAAGAAGGAAGACCACTTTCAGTTCTAAAAAAGCGCTTCGCCAATGGCGAAATCTCTAAGGAGGAATATGAAGAATCAAAAAAGATCTTGAAATCAAATTAAGGAATGTAGGGCAAATATTAATTACTAAAAAAAGTCAAAATGAAGATAAAAGTTTATAAGACAGGCATAATGGTATTGGCTACTTTACTCATTTCGGCCTGCTCACAAAAACAGGGTAGTTCTGTAAAGGATATGCTCGAGGACCACTCTCAGCAAGAAGGAGGTATTGTCCGCACTTGGTCGAAATCACGATCTGGGCAAAAAATACATTGCCAACATGATGGATAACGACCATTGCCATGGGAATGATGGTGGACGAACTCGTAAAAG
Encoded here:
- a CDS encoding SHOCT domain-containing protein, giving the protein MEFFGHAPDLVGHLDCGIGLDFLCPTSSSYEEIEGDDPLMLLKIRFAKGEISKEEYERI
- a CDS encoding SHOCT domain-containing protein; this translates as MKEGRPLSVLKKRFANGEISKEEYEESKKILKSN